AATAAGTCCCTGCATAGGAATCGACAACTTGAATACCGGCGATACATCCACGCCCAGCGCTGTTGACCACATTGCTGATAAAGATGGATCCCCCGGTTATATCCTTGATTTCAAGGACATTTGTGCCGAGAACAAGAGCACCCTGATTGTTGGCATAACTTCCCCACACATCAGTTCCCTCAACCATTTCACCATCTTTGAACGTCCAGTTTACCCCATTGACATTCATGGCTGTATTATGTTCAACCTGGGTATTGTCGCCGGACATAATAATATAGACCGTCGAAGACAGATAAGGTACACCGGCAATTGTAACCGTATAAGCATCAGCTCTACCTGCATCAATATAAGAAGCGAGCAATTTATCCGTCTGGGTATCCGTTTTACCGGACGACCAAAAACTTGTACGTGTTGTCGCCACCGAAATGCCAGTCAATGCCCCACCTTGATTATCACGTTCAACAGAGTACCACGCATTGGCTGTACCAGGGGAGATGTTATTCCAAAATCCACTCGGAATTTCAACACCTGGCATACCGACATTCTGGATGGGATCCGTACTACCCATTGAGAAGGTATCATTTCTGATAAAATTGATACTAAAGCCAGTTCCCGTATCGGCAGAGAAGGAAACATGGGAATAACAAGCCATTATGGCTGCCGCAAGAGTAAGAGGTAGTCTGAGTTTCATCGCAAAAGAGAATGGGTACCGTTCCTACTAGCAGTTTGGCAATCCGTTATCAAGACCAAATTTCTCTCAGAAAATAGCCTCAATGTATGTTTCTACAATAAGTGTTTATTCTTCTTGTTATTGTATTATTAACTATTTATAATAAGCGACTTATTGTTACTCATAACGGATTGCCAAACCGCTTCAACAAAGTCGGCATCATGAGGGTTAATTAACTGTAATTTTTCCCGCGCCCTCCAAATAATCAATTATAAATACCTTAGGATCAGGAAATGAGATCCATTACAGATTAGGGCTGATTCCTTTCTCTCCGCATTAAGCATACGAGTTGAGGTGTACCGATGATGAAGTCTGGGAATTGGATATTTTTGAACGAAACCAGTGTTTGTCAGGTATACCTTGTACGACGATGGATGAGGAGAAAATAATGATGACGAGTAACAGGGAAGATTATTTGAAAAGCATCGAAGAATTGCAGCGCCGTCACGGCACTGTCAACAACAGGTTGATTGCGGATCGGCTGGAAGTGTCGCCTGCTTCGGTGAGTGAAATGTTGCAGAAACTGGCAAAGGAAGGTCTTGTTGAAGTGAAGCCGGAGAGGAATGTGGTGTTGACGGAGGAAGGAAAAAAGAAGGCTCTCCAGCTTCTTCGCATTCATCGCTTGTGGGAAGTTTTCCTCGTGGATCACCTTGGTTATGCCTGGAGCGAAGTCCATGAGGAGGCGGAGCGGTTGGAACATGCATCGTCGCCTCTCCTGGCGGAAAGACTGGATCATTTCCTGGATTATCCCCGGAGGTGTCCGCATGGCGGAGCCATCCCGGGAGGAGAAGGCAATGTCTCCATGCAAAAGCTCTACCGTTTGGTCGATTTGCCTGTCGGGGTTCGTGCGGTAATCCGGCGCGTACCCGAGCGCCGCGATTTGCTGGAGTTGCTTTCGGAACGCGGTATTTGCCTGAATGAGATGGTAGCCCCGGTAGAGTCCGAAGGATTGGAATCCGGTATTTTACTGGAACTTTCGGATGGACGCCGGACAGCTCTTCCCAGCGTGCTGGCGGATTCGATCCTGGTCTCCTTTGCGGATGAACGGATTCTTCGGAAGGAACCCTGGGATTAAGAAAGACCCGGGGGTTGGGTTCAAACAAAAGCGGAGCCTCCGGGGATGGAAGCTCCGCTGATCGGTTTTTTGCGATTAGAAGTTTAATCCTTCTCCAGGATAGCCCCTTTGCTGGCGTTGGTGGCCAGTTTGCGGTAGCGGTTGAGCCAGGAGGATTGGATGGGATTGTATGTCGGTGTCCATTGAGCCCGGCGTGCGGCAATTTCCTGATCATCCAAGTGGACTTTCAGGAAGCGCTGGGGAATGGAGTATTCGATGATGTCCCCGTCTTTCAGCAATCCGATGACGCCTCCTTCAGCAGCTTCCGGAGAAACATGACCGATGCAGGCACCATGCGTAGCTCCGGAGAAACGTCCGTCCGTGATTAGAGCTACGGAGGAGCCGAGTCCCTGTCCCATGATGTAGGACGTCGGAGCCAGCATTTCCTGCATGCCGGGGCCTCCCTTGGGACCTTCGTTGCGGATGACGACCACATGACCGGGCTTGACTCTGCCGGCGAGGATGCCTTCGCAGGCGTCTTCCTGGGATTCAAAGATGATGGCTTCTCCCTTGAACTCCTTCATTTCCGGCAGAACTCCGGCGGATTTGACCACGGCTCCGTTTTCTGCCAGATTGCCGAAGAGGATGGCGAGGCCGCCGTCCTTCGTGTAGGCGTTTTCGAGTTTGTGGATGACGGTTTCGTCCTTGATTTCAGCTCCGGCGACCTGGTCTCCGAGCGTCTTGCCGCTGACGGTGATACAGTCGAGATGAAGGGCTCCGGTGATTTTGGCGATTTCGTTGATAATGGCGCTGATGCCGCCGGCACGCAATACGTCCTGCATATGGAACCGGGAGGACGGGGCTACCTTGCAGATGTTCGGAGTCCGTTTGGAAATATCGTTGATGCGGTTGAGGTCGTATTCGACTCCCGCTTCGTTGGCGATGGCCAGCGTATGGAGGACGGTGTTGGAACTTCCCCCCATAGCCATGTCGATGGTAAAGGCATTGTCGATAGAATCCTGGGTGACAATATCACGTGGAAGGGGACCGTCCGCTTTAGCTATTTCGACGGCACGGCGGGCGGATTTCTTCCAGAACTCCTTGCGTTCTTCGGAAAGAGCCAGCAAGGTACCGTTGCCGGGGAGGGCAAGGCCGATGACTTCGCAGAGGCAGTTCATGGAATTGGCCGTGAACATGCCGGAGCAGGAACCGGCTCCGGGGCAGGCGCTGCATTCCATTTTGTAAAGCTGGTGCTCGTCGATTTTGCCGTTCTTGAACTGGGCGACGGCTTCGAAAACGCTGTTGAGATCCAGGGCGGAACCGTCTTCTCCCTGTCCTGCAGCCATGGGGCCTCCGCTGCAGAAAATCGTAGGGATATTGCAGCGCATGGCTCCCATGATCATGCCCGGTACGATCTTGTCGCAGTTCGGGATGCAGATCATGGCGTCAAAGGCGTGAGCGGACAGCATTGTTTCTACGCTGTCGGCAATCAGTTCGCGGCTGGCCAGGGAGAATTTCATTCCCTGATGGCCCATGGCAATACCGTCGCAGACTCCCGGCAGGTTGAATTCGACCGGAGTTCCTCCGGCTTTGCGTACTTCCTCCTTGATCAGCTGGGCGACCTTGTTGAGGTGGACATGGCCGGGAATGACTTCGTTGAATGAATTGCAAATGGCAATGAATGGACGCTTGAGGTCTTCGTCCGTCATCCCCGTCGCCCGCAACAGGCTGCGGTGCGGGGCATGCTCGAAACCTGCCTTGACTCGATCGCTTCGCATGGTCGTATAGAATGGTTGAATAGAAAAGTTCCAAACATTGGGTGTTTGGGTGGATAAACCCTAATCGTGCCGTTCCGGGAAAGCAAGGGAGAAAAACGTTCCCGGAACTCTTTTATACGTCGGAGGAAAGCTTTTTGACGACGCGGCAGGGATTGCCGACGGCAACGGAATGGGACGGGATGTCTTTGGTAACGACGCTTCCGGCGCCGATGACGACATTGTCTCCGATGGTGACACCGGGGAGGATGGTAACGCTCCCTCCGAGCCAGACGTTATCCCCGATCGTAACGGGAAAGGCCGTTTCAACGCCCGAATTGCGCAGATTGGCGTCAATGGGGTGGTTGGGGGTATAGATGCTGACATTGGGGCCGATGAAGGCATTTTTTCCGATGGTGACTTTTCCGCAATCCAGCACAGTCAGGTTGTAATTGATATAGGAATTTTCCCCGATGCTGATATTGTAACCGTAGTCGCAATGGAAGGGAGGTTCGATATGGAAGTGTTCCGTGGGGGAAGCCAGCCAGGGGCGTATCAGGTCGTGGCGTTCCCGGACGAGATCCGGTTCCATGGTATTGAATCGGTGAATAATCCTTTTGATGGAAGCTCGGTCGGCAATGAGTTCGGGATCCATTGGATGATACAACGCGGAGGACAGCATTTTTTCCTTTTCAGTCATGGCTACCTTCCAACCCTGCCCGGTCGTATCCGGTTCTGCAAGACCGAATAGGAACATGACCGTTCGGAGTGCAAGATGAAAATTTTTGAGGGGATGTTGGAATTGGATAGCATTGAGGGAGAAGCGTGTTAGACTAACCCGCATATCTTTCCTTTTTATGAATATGACGATAAAAAACGGGTTGTTACTGGCGTGCGGGCTAGGGCTGATGGGCTTTGCTACCGCCGGATTGAGTTCTGCCGAGGAACCTGCTGCGGCAGTGTCTTCGTCTGAGAGACCGTATTCCGGTGAGTGGTTTCCCCTGTTTAAGTCGATTCCGGATGAAGGCAAGGAACATGTGATAGCTCCGGGGCATATTACTGATACTTTGTGTCCTAAGTTTCAGATGTTCTATCCCGAGGGCTGGAAGGCGAGCGACAAGCGTCCTGTGCTGGTGGTGTTTCCCGGCGGTGGATACGGTATTCTTGCGATTGAGAAGGAAGGGACTAAAATTGCCCGATGGGCGAATGAACTGGGGATGGTTGCCGCTGTGGTGAAGTATCGTGTGACGGATCAGGGGAGTGGGAAGTTTACTCAGTTTCCCGGTCCCTTGCGCGATGCCAGGCAGGCGTTGAGGATTATCCGCCGTGATGCGGCGAGCATGGGAGCGGATCCTGCAAAAATCGGAGTGATAGGGTTTTCTGCGGGAGGACATCTTGCTTCGATGATGGCGACGATTTGGGATGAAAAACTATCCGGCGAAACGGGAGACGGACTGGATGCCGTTCCCTGCCGTCCTGATTTTGCGATGCTGATTTATCCTGTGATTACTTTAGAGGATGGCGTGGGGCATGCCGGCAGCCGATATAAGCTGTTTGGCAGTCAGGTGGCACCTGAAGTAAAGGCTCGCTATTCCGGTGACAAGCGTGTGACGGACAAAACACCGCCCCTTTTTCTGGAACAATCGAAGGACGACGGTGTATCCTGCAAGAATAGCGAGTTGATGGAGCTGGCGGCCAAAGCGCACGGTGTGGATGTTACTCGCGTCCTGTATGAACGGGGCGGACATGGCTATGGCATGGAGATCCGTAACCAGCCGACGGATGCCTGGCCGAAGGAAGCCGAAAAATGGCTGGATTCTCACGGCTGGACGCAACGCGCCAAGTAAGCATCCGTTCCTGTGTTGCAGGAATTATCAAGGAGGAGGAGATGTGCCTCCGTCTTTCCCTCAACCGGGTTCGCGGCCTGTCTCGCATGGGTTGTGAATCCGGTTTTTGTGTCCCGATTGCGCATTCCCAGGGATTTTTGCCCCAAAGTGACAACAATGTTACATAATAAGACGGGAGTATCGATACCGTCCTCCTGTATACGTCCGGGCACGTCAAAGATCCGCCATGGGATCTGGCGCACCAATCGAACATATGGACACAATTTATTACTTTATTTTAGGGATTCTGCTTCTGCTGGCATGTTTCGATCTTGTTGTAGGCGTCTCGAATGATGCTGCCAACTTCCTGAACTCCGCCGTGGGAAGCAAGGCTGCCTCCCGGAGGACGATCGTCATCGTTGCCTCAATTGGTATTTTGCTGGGTTCCATTTGTTCCAGCGGGATGATGGAGATTGCCCGAAGCGGTGTGTTCGTTCCGGGGCAGTTTTACTTTCATGATGTGATGATGATCTTTCTGGCGGTTATGCTGACGGACGTGATTCTTCTGGATGTTTTCAATACGTACGGTTTGCCGACATCGACGACGGTCTCCCTGGTCTTTGAACTGTTGGGTGCTGCCGTAGCCGTGGCGGCGATCAAACTGCTGGGAGCGGAGCCGGGCGTTGCCGGACAGTTGGGGGATTATATTAACTCCAGCAAAGCTCTGGCGATTATTTCCGGGATTTTCTCTTCGGTGGTGGTCGCGTTCACATGCGGAGCGATTATCATGTGGATTTCGCGGTTTATTTTCTCGTTTCGGTACAAAAAGATGTTTAACCGGGTGGGGGCTTTGTGGTGTGGCTTGGCCTTGACGGCCATTACGTATTTTGCCCTGTTCAAAGGATTGAAGGGTAGTTCTTTTGTCACGAAGGAACTGATTCATTCCATTGATGCCAGTCTTTGGTTCTGGCTGGCCGTGTGCATGTGTTTCTGGACGGTTGTGATGGGAGCACTGCAATTCCTGTTCAAGATCAATATCCTCAAGATTGCCGTATTGGCCGGAACGATGGCTTTGGCCCTGTCCTTTGCCGGAAATGACTTGGTGAACTTCATCGGCGTATTCATGGCCGGCGCTTCGTCGGTGGAAATCGCGCAGGGGGTTGCCGCCTCCGGCGGGGACATTGCAACTCTGACCATGGGGGAACTGGCCAAACCTGTTGTGGCCGACTGGAGGTATTTGTTCGGAGCCGGCATAATCATGGTTCTGGCGCTGGCGTTTTCCAAACGAGCCCAGACGGTGACGGAAACGGAAGTCAACCTGGCCCGTCAGGCAGGCGGGATTGAGCGTTTCGGTTCCGTGCCTCCTGCGCGTTTTGTCGTGCGTATCGCTATCATGATCGGCAAGTTCCTCCGGAGAGTGACTCCGGCTCCCCTGGGGCGTTTTATCGAAAAGCGCTTCGAGCCGTTGCCGGAGGAAGAGATCCCGGTTGGAGCCCCTTCGTTTGACTTGATTCGTGCCTCCGTGAACCTGACGGTGGCGGCACTTCTGATTTCCATGGCAACATCTCTGAAGCTTCCTCTGTCTACCACCTATGTGACTTTCATGGTCGCCATGGGTTCATCCCTGGCCGACAAAGCGTGGGGACGCGATAGTGCCGTGTACCGGATTACCGGGGTGATGACTGTGATTTCCGGGTGGTTTTTTACAGCGTTTGCCGCGTTTACGATGGCTTGTATCGTGGCAGTTGTGATCATGTATGGCGGAGTTGCCGGTATTGCCGTGGTCATCGCCGTTGCCACATGGTTGCTGGTGAAGAGCGCCCGGCTTCACAAGAGACGCCAGCAAAAGCGGGAACAGTATAAGATTATTACCGATATGCGCGATGTGGCCGCAATCCGCAATGCCTGCATGGAGGTGTGCGGTCTCATGAATGCCATGTCCGGGATTTATGCCAGTACGCTGGATGCCCTGCATTCCGAAGACAGGAAACTTCTGAAGCGTTTGGCGAAGGAAGCCAACAGTATGCGCAAGAATCTCGCGGAGAAGGTTCCTTCGGAGGTTCTTCCGGCGATTAATAAATTGCCCCGCGATTTGGCCGACCGAGGCAGAATGTATATCCAGCTGATGGAATATGCCGGTTCTTCTTTCGATTCCCTGACGGTGATTACGCGTTCCGGTTTCAACTACATTGATAATAATCACAATGGTCTGGATCAGGAACTCGTCCGGGGCCTGCGCAGAATGGGCGCCCGCATTGCACGGATCAGTCCGGCTCTTCAGGAGTTTGTCTCTTCCGGCGATGCCAGGTTGCTGGATGAAGTCCTGGAGGCTTCCCGTTCTCTGGGCGATGAGTTTGCGGATGCTATCCGGACGAACATTGTGCTTCAGACCGAGGAGGTCAAGGATATGCGTGCCGCACTGCTGTATCTGAGCCTGTTGAATGAAGCTCGTTCCATGATCCATAAGGCATACCTCCTGGCCAATACCCAGCGCGAGTTTCCCCTTGGTCGGGCGGAGGCCTGAGGCGATGGGGCTTTGACTGCTGCTGCGTCTATTCTCTTCTCCTCTCCATGGGAGGAGGAGAGATTTTTATAGTCCGACGAGGCTGAGTTCTTTTCCGATCAATCCGTGACGGCGGATGATTTCACCGTACGATATTTCCAAGGACGGGGATGGGGGGTGAAGTCCCCGGGGAATGCCGCCCCGGGCCAACTCAAGTGCGCCTGCGTTGTGGAGGGCCATGGGAGGATCAATGTAACGCATGAGCGTAGGATCTTTCAGGGAGAAGTTGGCGGGTTGCTTGGCGTTGAGAACCCGCTCTGCGGGGACGGATGGCCCCCATTCGTCTTCGACGCCCATGTTGGCAAGAAGGACGGGGGATTGGAGGTCTCCGGGGGATAGAATCTCCTCCAAGGCGTGTAGAACGCCTGTTGCCGTAACGGCGCAGAAGGCACGAACAACAGCTTGTCGAACTTGTTCCCGTGCATTCAGGGGAATGAATCCGACTCCCGGAGGCAAATGCTCTCGGACTTCGGTATCAATGTCTACGACTGTTACTTCTGCACCTTGGCGCAAGGCCATCAGCACGATTCCTCTGCCAACCTTGCCGTAGCCGAAGACGATGAGGCGGCGCTTTTGCAGAGAATATCCCCAGTTTGCCATAGCCCGGACGAAGCCGTCCCCTGTTCCGAGGCATGTTTCTATTTGTTTGATCCTGCCGGAGTCTACGACCCAGACCGGGGACTGGGCATGAGTATAGCGTGCTACGCCGGATCGGGTTAGCTCGGCATATCCCATGGCCGCCGGGACTTCCGCCAGGATGCCGGCGCAGTCCAGGACGAGATCGAACGAGGAATGGATGGCTTCTGAGGGTGAGATGACCGGAATCCCGAATTCTTGCGCCTGGAGGAGAGCTTCCGGGTCGTGTGGAAGAGTTGGGCCGATGGCAATGGAAAGCCGGGCTCCTGCTGCGATCAGTGCAGCGTATTTGGCGTATGTATTGCGGAAATGGGGTGTGGCGTCAAGAACCTTCAAGCCGTCCAGAGGACGTGTTTTTTCCCATTGGGCGCACTGGTGCCTCAGAACCGGAAATTCCTCAGGCCGGTAGAAGGAGGCCAGTTCCGCCAGGATATGTTGATGAAGGCTCGCCATGGGGATGGGCTTATCACAATGGGAGAGGACGGACAAGGTTTCCATGCCGTCCCGCCGGAAAGGGTGGGCTTTCCTATCTTCCCCAGGGATATCGCCGGGAAAAAATGAGGAGAAAAAATCCCCCCGCAAGCAGGATGCTGCGGGGGGATGAAGGATTTGTGACCGGATTCGCTTACTTGGATTCCTTGTCGGAACCCATATCGGCGAGAGCCTTGTACATATTCCAGCGGTGGATGGCGTCCTGCTGAGCCTTGTCAACGAGGGTTTCGAAGTGTTCCTTGTTGTTCTTGGCCAGGAGGCGGAAGCGGTTTTCCGTCAAAAGGGCTTCCTTGAGGTCGCCCTTCGGTCCCTTGCCTTCCACGATCAGCGGGTTCTTGCCTTCGGCGGCAAGATCCGGATTGTAGCGGTAGAGGAGGATGCGACCGCTGTCCACGGCTGTCTTTTGCTGCTGGAGCCCCTTGGCCATGTCGATGCCGTGGGCGATGCAGTGGGAATAGGCGATGATCAGGGCGGGACCGTCATAGGCTTCGGCTTCGACGAAGGCCTTGAGGGTATGTTCGTCCTTGGCTCCCATGGCAACGCTGGCAACGTAGATGTTGCCGTAGGTCATAGCCATCAGGCCGAGGTCCTTCTTGACCTGTTCTTTGCCCTTTGTCGCGAATTTGGCGACGGCGCCCAGCGGAGTGGACTTGGAGCACTGACCGCCCGTGTTGGAGTACACTTCCGTGTCCAGCACGAGTACCTTGACGTTCTTGCCGCTGGCGAGGACATGGTCGAGACCGCCGTAACCGATGTCGTAGGCCCAGCCGTCGCCGCCGAGGATCCAGACACTCTTGCGGATGAGCTTGTCGGCCGTGGCCAGGAGGCGTGCGCATTCCGGTTTGCCGGCGATGCGGGACTTGAGTTCTGCGACATTGTCGCGCTGGTCCTGGATTTCGACTTCGTTCTTCTGCGGGTTGTTGAGGATCTTGTCGACAAGATCCTGGCCGACGGTAGCGGCATGTTCCAGCAGGAGTTCCGTGGCGAATTCCTGTTGCTTGTCGAGGGACACACGGAAGCCAAGACCGAATTCGGCGTTGTCTTCGAACAGGGAATTGGCCCAGGCTGGACCGCGTCCTTCGGCATCCTTGGACCACGGGGTGGTCGGCAGGTTGCCGCCGTAAATGGAGGAGCACCCTGTGGCATTGGCGACGACGAGGCGGTTGCCGAAGAGCTGGGTGAGCATCTTGACGTACGGCGTTTCACCGCAGCCGGCACAAGCTCCCGAGAATTCGAACAGCGGGCGGAGGAATTGCATGGAACGGACATTATCCGTCTTTACCAGCCGGGGATCCACGTCGGGCAGTTTCATGAAGTAGTTCCAGTTGGCAACTTCTTCCGTGTGGGTTTCGCCGTCGTTCTTTTCCATGTTGATGGCC
This is a stretch of genomic DNA from Akkermansia sp. N21116. It encodes these proteins:
- a CDS encoding metal-dependent transcriptional regulator → MMTSNREDYLKSIEELQRRHGTVNNRLIADRLEVSPASVSEMLQKLAKEGLVEVKPERNVVLTEEGKKKALQLLRIHRLWEVFLVDHLGYAWSEVHEEAERLEHASSPLLAERLDHFLDYPRRCPHGGAIPGGEGNVSMQKLYRLVDLPVGVRAVIRRVPERRDLLELLSERGICLNEMVAPVESEGLESGILLELSDGRRTALPSVLADSILVSFADERILRKEPWD
- a CDS encoding inorganic phosphate transporter, encoding MDTIYYFILGILLLLACFDLVVGVSNDAANFLNSAVGSKAASRRTIVIVASIGILLGSICSSGMMEIARSGVFVPGQFYFHDVMMIFLAVMLTDVILLDVFNTYGLPTSTTVSLVFELLGAAVAVAAIKLLGAEPGVAGQLGDYINSSKALAIISGIFSSVVVAFTCGAIIMWISRFIFSFRYKKMFNRVGALWCGLALTAITYFALFKGLKGSSFVTKELIHSIDASLWFWLAVCMCFWTVVMGALQFLFKINILKIAVLAGTMALALSFAGNDLVNFIGVFMAGASSVEIAQGVAASGGDIATLTMGELAKPVVADWRYLFGAGIIMVLALAFSKRAQTVTETEVNLARQAGGIERFGSVPPARFVVRIAIMIGKFLRRVTPAPLGRFIEKRFEPLPEEEIPVGAPSFDLIRASVNLTVAALLISMATSLKLPLSTTYVTFMVAMGSSLADKAWGRDSAVYRITGVMTVISGWFFTAFAAFTMACIVAVVIMYGGVAGIAVVIAVATWLLVKSARLHKRRQQKREQYKIITDMRDVAAIRNACMEVCGLMNAMSGIYASTLDALHSEDRKLLKRLAKEANSMRKNLAEKVPSEVLPAINKLPRDLADRGRMYIQLMEYAGSSFDSLTVITRSGFNYIDNNHNGLDQELVRGLRRMGARIARISPALQEFVSSGDARLLDEVLEASRSLGDEFADAIRTNIVLQTEEVKDMRAALLYLSLLNEARSMIHKAYLLANTQREFPLGRAEA
- a CDS encoding sugar O-acetyltransferase — its product is MTEKEKMLSSALYHPMDPELIADRASIKRIIHRFNTMEPDLVRERHDLIRPWLASPTEHFHIEPPFHCDYGYNISIGENSYINYNLTVLDCGKVTIGKNAFIGPNVSIYTPNHPIDANLRNSGVETAFPVTIGDNVWLGGSVTILPGVTIGDNVVIGAGSVVTKDIPSHSVAVGNPCRVVKKLSSDV
- the ilvD gene encoding dihydroxy-acid dehydratase — translated: MRSDRVKAGFEHAPHRSLLRATGMTDEDLKRPFIAICNSFNEVIPGHVHLNKVAQLIKEEVRKAGGTPVEFNLPGVCDGIAMGHQGMKFSLASRELIADSVETMLSAHAFDAMICIPNCDKIVPGMIMGAMRCNIPTIFCSGGPMAAGQGEDGSALDLNSVFEAVAQFKNGKIDEHQLYKMECSACPGAGSCSGMFTANSMNCLCEVIGLALPGNGTLLALSEERKEFWKKSARRAVEIAKADGPLPRDIVTQDSIDNAFTIDMAMGGSSNTVLHTLAIANEAGVEYDLNRINDISKRTPNICKVAPSSRFHMQDVLRAGGISAIINEIAKITGALHLDCITVSGKTLGDQVAGAEIKDETVIHKLENAYTKDGGLAILFGNLAENGAVVKSAGVLPEMKEFKGEAIIFESQEDACEGILAGRVKPGHVVVIRNEGPKGGPGMQEMLAPTSYIMGQGLGSSVALITDGRFSGATHGACIGHVSPEAAEGGVIGLLKDGDIIEYSIPQRFLKVHLDDQEIAARRAQWTPTYNPIQSSWLNRYRKLATNASKGAILEKD
- a CDS encoding alpha/beta hydrolase, which codes for MTIKNGLLLACGLGLMGFATAGLSSAEEPAAAVSSSERPYSGEWFPLFKSIPDEGKEHVIAPGHITDTLCPKFQMFYPEGWKASDKRPVLVVFPGGGYGILAIEKEGTKIARWANELGMVAAVVKYRVTDQGSGKFTQFPGPLRDARQALRIIRRDAASMGADPAKIGVIGFSAGGHLASMMATIWDEKLSGETGDGLDAVPCRPDFAMLIYPVITLEDGVGHAGSRYKLFGSQVAPEVKARYSGDKRVTDKTPPLFLEQSKDDGVSCKNSELMELAAKAHGVDVTRVLYERGGHGYGMEIRNQPTDAWPKEAEKWLDSHGWTQRAK
- a CDS encoding NAD(P)-dependent oxidoreductase; amino-acid sequence: METLSVLSHCDKPIPMASLHQHILAELASFYRPEEFPVLRHQCAQWEKTRPLDGLKVLDATPHFRNTYAKYAALIAAGARLSIAIGPTLPHDPEALLQAQEFGIPVISPSEAIHSSFDLVLDCAGILAEVPAAMGYAELTRSGVARYTHAQSPVWVVDSGRIKQIETCLGTGDGFVRAMANWGYSLQKRRLIVFGYGKVGRGIVLMALRQGAEVTVVDIDTEVREHLPPGVGFIPLNAREQVRQAVVRAFCAVTATGVLHALEEILSPGDLQSPVLLANMGVEDEWGPSVPAERVLNAKQPANFSLKDPTLMRYIDPPMALHNAGALELARGGIPRGLHPPSPSLEISYGEIIRRHGLIGKELSLVGL